From the genome of Pseudarthrobacter sp. NIBRBAC000502772:
TTCACCAAGCCCACGCCTCTGGTGGTTCCCATCCTGCGCGCCGGGCTCGGCATGCTCGAGGGCATGACCAAGCTGGTCCCCACCGCTGAGGTGGGTTTCCTGGGCATGGCCCGCGATGAGGAAACCCTGGACATCATCACGTACGCGGAGCGGCTCCCTGAGGACCTGACGGACCGGCAGATCTTTGTTCTGGATCCGATGCTTGCCACCGGCGGAACCCTGCGCGAAGCCATCAAGTTCCTGTTCAAGCGCGGCGCCTCAGACGTCACGTGCATTTGCCTCCTGGCCGCGCCGGAAGGCCTGGCCAAGCTCGAAGAGGAACTGGCCGAGGCCAACGTGACCATCGTGCTGGCTTCCATTGACGAACGGCTCGACGAGAAGTCCTACATCGTTCCCGGGCTCGGCGACGCCGGCGACCGCCTGTACGGCATCGCCGGCTAGTACGGGCTGCTCCAGAATGTAAGTCTTCCGCTTTCCTGCCGCCGCCGTTAGCCTGTGGCGCATGGACTGGAAACTTGAACTCGTTTTTGTGCCCGTATCCGACGTGGACCGGGCCAAGGATTTCTACGTCAACAAAGTCGGATTCAACCCGGATTTCGACGAGCGGCCCATGGATGGCATTCGCTTCGTCCAGCTGACCCCGCCGGGATCCGCCTGCTCCATTTGTATTGGCGAGGGCCTCAATGACGCCCCTCCGGGCACAGCCCCAAGCCTGCAGATGGTGGTCAGCGACATCCAGGCTGCCCACGACCACCTCAAGGGCAACGGTGTGGAGGTCAGCGACATCGACATCCAGGACTGGGGGCACTTCGTCTACTTCGCGGATCCCGACGGAAACAAGTGGGCGGTGCAGTACATCCCGGGCCGTGACGCCTGAGGGCGGCGCCCGGGTCGCGACGCCTGAGCCGGTAACGCCTAAGGCAAAATAGGCAGCATGAACATCCCCACACCTACCGCCACACGAGCACCTGCCGCCGCACGAACACTGACCTGCCGGGCCGTCCTTTTCGATATGGACGGCACACTGGTGGACTCCACGGCAGTAGTGGAGGAGGTCTGGGGAGAATTCGCGGCCCGGTACGGCCTGGACATCGCCGAAATCCTGCGCACTTCGCACGGCGTCCAGGCTGCCGATACCGTGCGCCGTTTCGCGCCGGCGGGAGCGGACGTCGCGGCCCTCACCGAGGAACTGGGTGCGATGGAACGGGTGCGGACGGCCGGTATCATCGCGTTGCCGGGGGCTGCCGACCTGCTTCGCAGCCTCCCGGCCCAGGCAGTGGCGCTGGTGACTTCAGCGGACAGGACCCTGGCAGACATCCGCATGGACGCTGCCGGGCTGGACATGCCGGCCACGGCCGTGACGGCGGACCTGGTCACACGGGGCAAGCCGCACCCGGAAGGCTATCTGATGGCCGCCGGGCTGCTGGGCGTGAAACCGGATGACGCCGTGGTGTTCGAGGATGCGCCCGCCGGAATCGCGGCAGGCGTTGCTGCGGGTATCCGGACGGTGGCCGTGGGTCCGAATGCGGGCGAATTGCCAGCAGGCGTGCTGCATATCGCGGATTACCGTGCCGTGACGGCCTCCGTGGAAACGGACGCCGCGGGACGGCAGCTCATTTCTTTCCGGCTTTGACTCTTTCCGGCTTTGACGCCGGCGGATCACTTTCGTGATCCGCCGGCGCAGCTCAGCGACGCCGGCCGCCGGCGCCGCTCGGTCGGCCTAGTACCAGTTGTGCGACAGGTGGAAGTTCAGCGCCCCGCACGGTGACTGGTAGCGCTCCTGGATGTAGTTCAGGCCCCAGTTGATCTGCGTGCGGTAGTTGGTGATGTAGTCCGCGCCGGCGCTAGCCATCTTCTCAGCAGGCAATGACTGGACGATGCCGTACGCGCCGCTGCTGGCGTTGGTGGCCGTGGTGGTCCAGTCGGATTCCTTGGTCCACAGCGTCTGCAGGCACTGCATCTGGTCAGCGGACCAGCCGTACGTCGCCAGCTGGCCGGCAGCGTAGGCCTGCGCTCCTGCGGGGTCGTTGACTGCCACAACAGGCGCGGGCGCAGGTTCCGGGGCCGGAGCCGGAGCGGGCTCCGGGACCGGGGCAGGTGCCGGTTCGGCGGCCTGGGGCGCGACGTTGATCTCGGCCGGCGCAGCTTCCGGGGAGGCCGGGGGCTGGATCTCGGCTGTCTCGAAGCTCAGCTTCGACTGGGCGCTGGCTTGTTCGGCGGCCTGGTCCGCGCTGGCCGCAAGCGACGCAGACTCGGAAGCGTGTGCCGCGGCGCTGACGCCGACCAGCAGGGCGCACGCCGTCGCGAACACCGCGACGCGCTGGCCCACGGAGGGAATCCGCGCGGCCTTGGACAATGGGGACATAGCTGCACCGAAGCGCGTCTGCTTGCGGTGGCTGTGGGACTTTGTGTCGCCCTGCGGGCGCGTTTGTACCTTGAATTCAGACATGATGGATCGCCTCTCACACCTGCGGAGTTAGCTGTCGGGTTCGGATGAGGGCATCCGGCCACACGGCACAATCACGTGTTGGCTTAACCCCAAAGGGCACTTGGTGCCCGG
Proteins encoded in this window:
- the upp gene encoding uracil phosphoribosyltransferase, which codes for MRTLVVDHPLVAHKLTVLRDKNTPSPVFRQLTEELVTLLAYEATREVRTQPVTIETPVSTTVGTAFTKPTPLVVPILRAGLGMLEGMTKLVPTAEVGFLGMARDEETLDIITYAERLPEDLTDRQIFVLDPMLATGGTLREAIKFLFKRGASDVTCICLLAAPEGLAKLEEELAEANVTIVLASIDERLDEKSYIVPGLGDAGDRLYGIAG
- a CDS encoding VOC family protein; the protein is MDWKLELVFVPVSDVDRAKDFYVNKVGFNPDFDERPMDGIRFVQLTPPGSACSICIGEGLNDAPPGTAPSLQMVVSDIQAAHDHLKGNGVEVSDIDIQDWGHFVYFADPDGNKWAVQYIPGRDA
- a CDS encoding HAD-IA family hydrolase, with the translated sequence MNIPTPTATRAPAAARTLTCRAVLFDMDGTLVDSTAVVEEVWGEFAARYGLDIAEILRTSHGVQAADTVRRFAPAGADVAALTEELGAMERVRTAGIIALPGAADLLRSLPAQAVALVTSADRTLADIRMDAAGLDMPATAVTADLVTRGKPHPEGYLMAAGLLGVKPDDAVVFEDAPAGIAAGVAAGIRTVAVGPNAGELPAGVLHIADYRAVTASVETDAAGRQLISFRL